Proteins encoded by one window of Phycisphaerae bacterium:
- a CDS encoding trypsin-like peptidase domain-containing protein, which translates to MLKNISHKCLCAIVLLCICAVSRADTVVLKEGQSLTGDILAEKENQLIIDVGAAVLAIPKEKILEYQYSNALKAGDIDVSGLDVNAGEPQPRGDGSSRLYHTANLKKTTIEKCVEAFSEAVVTVSSPVGMGSGFFINEDGYLITNYHVIEKETKIEVAMFRKIKGGFEKKPFKNIKIEAINPFVDLALLKVEDLGDIKVRYAYLGDIDKVKVGERVFTIGNPLGLERTVTDGVISTVNRPFEGLVYIQTNADINPGNSGGPLFNLAGEVIGVTNMGYIFFGGLGFAIPVDYVKHFIDNRDAFVYDKDNPNTGFKYIQPDRRRNKAEPRFFDQPGQNSEKQQSPNTVEGKADSHQ; encoded by the coding sequence ATGCTCAAGAATATAAGCCATAAATGCTTATGTGCTATTGTGCTGTTATGCATTTGTGCAGTTTCCCGGGCTGATACAGTCGTCCTAAAAGAAGGCCAAAGCCTAACCGGTGATATCCTTGCGGAAAAAGAAAACCAGCTGATAATAGATGTCGGAGCGGCCGTCCTTGCTATCCCGAAGGAAAAAATACTCGAATACCAATACTCGAATGCACTCAAGGCAGGGGATATCGATGTCAGCGGTTTGGATGTTAATGCCGGTGAACCGCAGCCCCGGGGCGATGGGAGCAGCCGATTGTATCACACCGCAAATCTGAAAAAAACAACCATCGAAAAATGCGTGGAAGCGTTCTCTGAAGCCGTCGTAACGGTCTCAAGCCCGGTTGGGATGGGCTCAGGTTTCTTTATCAATGAAGACGGATACCTGATAACCAATTATCACGTAATAGAAAAAGAGACAAAAATCGAAGTTGCTATGTTCCGAAAAATAAAGGGCGGCTTCGAGAAAAAGCCTTTCAAGAATATCAAAATAGAAGCAATTAATCCCTTTGTTGATCTCGCGTTATTAAAAGTCGAAGACCTTGGGGACATAAAGGTCAGATACGCATATCTTGGTGATATCGATAAAGTCAAGGTTGGCGAAAGGGTCTTCACGATCGGTAATCCGCTCGGTCTGGAGCGAACCGTCACCGACGGCGTCATCAGTACAGTAAACAGACCGTTCGAGGGCCTTGTTTATATCCAGACTAATGCTGATATTAATCCGGGTAATTCCGGTGGGCCGTTATTTAATCTCGCGGGCGAGGTCATCGGTGTCACCAATATGGGATATATATTCTTTGGCGGATTGGGTTTTGCCATACCGGTCGATTACGTAAAGCATTTCATAGATAACCGCGACGCCTTCGTATATGACAAGGACAATCCCAACACCGGCTTCAAATACATTCAGCCGGACCGAAGACGCAATAAAGCCGAGCCGAGATTTTTCGACCAGCCCGGACAAAATTCTGAAAAACAACAGTCCCCCAATACAGTCGAAGGCAAAGCTGACTCTCATCAATAA
- a CDS encoding LptF/LptG family permease, which yields MVFTLHRYIFRELLKVFVPSAVALTLMLSLGSVLRPIQEYGVGPRQVVHLMGYFLPVTLTFVLPMAALFAATLVYGRFASDNELDACKAGGVSLLTLVYPGLVLAIIVSIANLVLSFYVMPAFVQRAEKSLKADAKQILFRNLQRSGYYKLPPDGRYRIYADLANSWNNTLSGVIVVGAKDSRIEKIIAAERAELSFDPHERFNEVRITAYNTYQMGLEGESPFSAERVPLTMPFPPLMGDDIKFKKIDEMKKIRLDLMSFDPIAKLAIDTYAQLTVELLADDITKKISVASEGNSPSLETAEDTNSFYKLHSGEKLVEFTADQCKVIGEEQVQLSGKVVVIEHDAFSKKVLRTLRCATASLHIEGDKLAPTLTMDIRSPTWQLVDGSEGLAQRVIIRGLVLPKTVTDKFVSADVLKTVSRDSIKAALPNGPSSELDALQNRLQRKIQGTLADIRAELHSRLVFGIGCVALMMIGIGLGIILKGGHLLSAFGASSLPAVVLIVCIMMGKNITKNPYTQVSSGIVLMWASVIFLSVVAVIMYRKLLRN from the coding sequence ATGGTTTTTACACTGCACAGGTATATATTTCGTGAGCTTCTGAAGGTTTTTGTTCCGTCGGCGGTGGCCCTAACGCTGATGCTTAGCCTCGGCAGTGTCCTGCGGCCGATTCAGGAATACGGCGTGGGACCTCGGCAGGTGGTCCACCTTATGGGCTACTTTCTCCCCGTTACTCTGACCTTCGTATTGCCGATGGCTGCTCTATTTGCGGCGACTCTGGTTTACGGACGGTTTGCCAGTGACAATGAACTCGATGCCTGCAAAGCTGGCGGAGTAAGCCTGTTGACTCTGGTTTATCCAGGCCTGGTTCTCGCGATTATTGTGTCGATTGCAAATCTGGTTTTAAGTTTCTACGTGATGCCGGCATTTGTGCAACGCGCGGAAAAATCTCTCAAGGCCGACGCCAAACAGATACTCTTCCGAAACCTCCAGCGCAGCGGTTACTATAAACTGCCGCCGGACGGACGCTACCGAATCTACGCCGACCTGGCCAACTCGTGGAACAATACGCTTTCAGGCGTGATTGTTGTCGGGGCGAAAGATTCCAGAATAGAAAAAATCATCGCCGCCGAAAGGGCTGAACTCAGCTTCGACCCGCATGAGAGGTTTAATGAAGTACGGATAACGGCTTATAACACATACCAAATGGGTCTTGAAGGCGAGTCGCCCTTCTCTGCCGAACGGGTGCCGCTGACGATGCCGTTTCCTCCACTGATGGGCGACGACATAAAGTTTAAAAAGATTGACGAGATGAAGAAGATTCGCCTTGACCTGATGAGCTTTGACCCCATTGCGAAATTGGCCATCGATACTTACGCACAACTTACCGTAGAGCTGCTGGCTGACGACATTACCAAAAAGATATCCGTCGCTTCCGAAGGCAATTCCCCGTCTTTAGAGACTGCTGAAGATACCAACAGTTTCTATAAGCTGCATAGCGGCGAGAAATTAGTCGAGTTCACCGCAGACCAATGCAAAGTCATTGGCGAAGAACAAGTGCAGTTGTCCGGCAAAGTCGTGGTCATTGAACACGATGCGTTCAGCAAAAAAGTTTTGCGGACCCTTCGATGTGCGACGGCTTCACTGCATATCGAAGGCGATAAACTTGCACCGACCCTGACAATGGACATCCGCAGCCCGACGTGGCAGCTGGTGGATGGTTCCGAAGGTTTGGCTCAGCGTGTTATCATTCGCGGTCTGGTTCTCCCAAAAACCGTAACAGACAAATTCGTATCCGCCGATGTCCTGAAAACCGTCAGTCGCGATTCGATTAAAGCAGCGCTGCCGAATGGACCGAGCAGCGAACTGGATGCCCTGCAAAACAGGCTTCAAAGAAAAATACAGGGGACATTGGCCGATATAAGGGCTGAGCTGCATTCCAGGCTGGTATTCGGAATTGGCTGTGTGGCGCTGATGATGATTGGTATCGGCTTGGGTATCATCCTCAAAGGCGGACACCTCCTCAGCGCCTTTGGGGCAAGCTCACTGCCTGCTGTGGTGCTGATAGTTTGCATAATGATGGGCAAAAATATTACCAAGAACCCCTATACACAGGTAAGCTCCGGCATAGTGCTGATGTGGGCTTCAGTGATTTTTTTGTCCGTGGTCGCCGTGATAATGTACCGAAAGCTGTTGAGAAATTAA
- a CDS encoding LptF/LptG family permease: MKLLDKYVAKNFLIGYIIAFCVLMGLRIIIDLFVNLDEFTEHANLGFFAVVGNVLSFYALHSLLYFRDFAGMITVVAAAFSLGKMIRFNELVAVMASGVSLKRVIMPIVILSFLLTGLLVIDQELLIPPLSDKLVRGQDALPGREKYDVWFIDDDNGSLICTEEFYVKTSTMNRPTIILRSKKADSAVWEVTGRISADKAVYNPQTEKWDFINGLIIEKGSEIGAKPIASYASSITPKDIPVMRRSRHITLLSSHQLSLLAAQRTKVKDLAQLYSQKHFRITDPIISLVMLMISLPILVCRDPKAMKSAIMISFATTSACFVTVFICKMLAVEAIFDRVIPEFWAWLPVFIFAPVAILELDSMKT, from the coding sequence ATGAAACTGTTGGATAAATACGTCGCTAAGAACTTTCTGATTGGCTACATAATTGCCTTTTGCGTGCTGATGGGCCTGCGAATAATTATCGATTTGTTCGTGAACCTGGATGAATTTACCGAGCACGCCAACCTCGGCTTCTTTGCGGTAGTCGGAAATGTACTCAGCTTTTACGCCCTGCACAGTCTGCTTTACTTTCGTGATTTTGCCGGGATGATAACCGTTGTCGCAGCCGCGTTTTCGCTGGGCAAAATGATACGCTTTAACGAGTTAGTGGCCGTGATGGCTTCGGGAGTCAGTTTGAAGCGCGTGATTATGCCGATAGTGATTCTCTCGTTCCTGCTGACCGGCCTGCTCGTAATAGACCAGGAACTTTTAATCCCGCCCCTCAGCGACAAGCTCGTTCGCGGCCAGGACGCCCTGCCGGGCCGGGAAAAATACGATGTATGGTTTATCGACGACGACAACGGCTCACTAATTTGCACCGAAGAATTCTATGTAAAAACGTCAACGATGAACAGGCCGACTATCATCCTGCGCAGCAAGAAGGCCGACTCCGCCGTTTGGGAGGTGACCGGCCGGATATCCGCAGACAAGGCGGTTTACAATCCCCAAACCGAAAAGTGGGATTTCATTAACGGCCTGATTATCGAAAAAGGCTCCGAAATCGGCGCCAAGCCAATCGCCTCTTACGCCAGCAGCATCACTCCGAAAGATATCCCCGTAATGCGCAGGTCCCGGCATATAACCCTGCTTAGCTCGCATCAGCTGTCCCTTCTCGCGGCCCAAAGGACAAAAGTCAAAGACCTCGCCCAGCTTTACAGTCAGAAGCACTTTCGTATTACCGACCCGATTATTAGTCTTGTGATGCTTATGATAAGCCTGCCGATTCTGGTCTGCCGAGACCCGAAGGCGATGAAGTCAGCCATTATGATTAGCTTTGCTACAACATCAGCGTGTTTCGTCACGGTCTTTATCTGCAAGATGCTTGCCGTCGAGGCCATTTTCGATAGGGTAATCCCCGAGTTCTGGGCCTGGCTGCCCGTCTTTATCTTCGCACCCGTCGCCATCCTCGAACTCGACTCTATGAAAACTTGA
- a CDS encoding HNH endonuclease, whose product MAYKSIISYSDIVKREDIMLQRGMNFRIKHGYSIILMSVRRGAPYKDRWHPDTGLLEYEGHDEPKQTGTDPKKKDQPLKTSSGNLTENGKFFQAVTGYKDGKRKPELVQVYEKISVGVWCDRGGYELIDAKVLSDGGRKVCRFFLRPAKAPSKSEPFLKVTRAIPTQVKVEVWKRDQGKCVICGCKDNLHFDHELPYSKGGSSITAKNVRLLCARHNLAKSNKIMSFAPWITVLVG is encoded by the coding sequence ATGGCATATAAAAGCATAATTTCTTATTCCGATATCGTAAAGCGAGAAGATATTATGCTCCAACGAGGAATGAACTTCCGAATCAAACACGGATACTCAATAATCCTAATGAGTGTAAGACGTGGTGCTCCATATAAAGACCGCTGGCATCCTGACACTGGCCTTCTCGAATATGAAGGACACGATGAACCAAAACAGACAGGCACCGACCCTAAGAAGAAAGACCAACCACTTAAAACATCTTCTGGTAATTTAACAGAAAATGGAAAATTTTTCCAAGCAGTTACTGGCTATAAAGATGGGAAACGAAAACCAGAATTAGTCCAAGTGTATGAAAAAATCTCAGTGGGCGTATGGTGTGATAGAGGAGGATATGAACTGATTGATGCTAAAGTTTTATCCGATGGCGGCCGAAAAGTTTGCAGATTTTTCCTAAGACCTGCAAAAGCTCCTTCTAAAAGCGAACCGTTTCTTAAAGTAACTCGTGCTATTCCGACACAGGTTAAAGTCGAGGTTTGGAAACGCGACCAAGGAAAGTGTGTTATTTGTGGTTGTAAAGATAATCTTCATTTCGATCACGAATTACCTTATTCAAAAGGCGGAAGTAGCATAACTGCTAAAAATGTTAGACTACTTTGCGCAAGACACAATTTAGCGAAATCTAATAAGATCATGTCTTTCGCTCCTTGGATTACTGTTCTTGTAGGGTAA
- the rho gene encoding transcription termination factor Rho, translating to MSVDVISGVAKRINGNQYAVRTLERPYQRSAAEVIVAAELVRRFRLIEGAEVVGEVERKKDKVTLVSIESIGGMKPEDFAGRPRFGDLVAINPEERFDLGGCGQESMRIVDLISPIGKGTRQLIVSPPKAGKTVLLEQLVQAIRQCSPQTKTIVLLVDERPEEVTVFRRAVPGAQVAASTIDNKTAQHIELIEFILAHVQIELECGREVVLLIDSLTRVARAFNNQVGRKGPRGHTMSGGLESGVMEVPRRLFGLARNIENGGSLTVIATCLIDTGSRMDQLIFEEFKGTGNSEIILNRELAEARIFPAIDIAASGTRKEAVLYDEDDMRGLVTLRRVLSGYSNRDGIDAMLKLLKKYPDNKVFLESMATGR from the coding sequence TTGTCTGTCGATGTTATCAGCGGGGTAGCTAAACGAATCAATGGAAACCAGTATGCTGTCAGGACGCTGGAGCGGCCCTATCAGCGCAGTGCGGCTGAGGTCATTGTCGCGGCTGAACTGGTCCGGCGTTTTCGCCTAATCGAAGGGGCTGAAGTCGTCGGCGAGGTCGAGCGGAAGAAAGACAAGGTAACGCTGGTATCGATAGAATCGATAGGCGGGATGAAGCCGGAGGATTTCGCGGGCAGGCCGCGATTCGGCGACCTTGTAGCTATCAATCCGGAGGAGCGATTCGACCTCGGCGGATGCGGTCAGGAGAGCATGCGAATTGTGGACCTTATATCTCCGATAGGCAAGGGGACGCGCCAGTTGATAGTATCTCCGCCGAAGGCAGGAAAGACGGTCCTTTTGGAACAACTGGTGCAGGCAATCAGGCAGTGCAGTCCGCAGACGAAAACAATCGTATTGCTGGTGGATGAGCGGCCGGAGGAAGTGACTGTTTTTCGCAGGGCGGTACCGGGTGCGCAGGTGGCAGCGAGCACGATTGATAACAAGACGGCCCAACATATCGAATTAATCGAGTTTATCCTTGCGCATGTGCAAATAGAACTGGAGTGCGGCAGAGAGGTTGTTTTGCTGATAGACAGCCTGACGCGCGTGGCGAGGGCGTTCAATAATCAGGTCGGCCGAAAGGGACCGCGTGGTCATACGATGAGCGGCGGGCTGGAGTCCGGGGTTATGGAAGTGCCGAGGCGATTGTTCGGGCTGGCGCGCAATATTGAAAACGGAGGCTCGCTTACGGTCATAGCTACCTGTCTGATAGATACGGGTTCGCGGATGGACCAGCTTATCTTCGAAGAGTTCAAAGGAACGGGCAACAGTGAGATTATTTTGAACAGAGAACTGGCGGAGGCGAGGATATTTCCGGCGATTGACATAGCTGCGAGCGGAACACGGAAGGAAGCGGTGCTCTACGATGAGGACGATATGCGGGGGCTGGTGACGCTGCGGCGGGTGCTGTCGGGTTACAGCAACCGTGACGGTATCGATGCGATGTTAAAACTGCTTAAGAAGTATCCGGATAATAAGGTGTTTTTGGAAAGTATGGCGACCGGAAGGTGA
- the thiC gene encoding phosphomethylpyrimidine synthase ThiC has translation MTTQLQFAKAGKVTDAVKSVARDENLDAELLRKEIAAGRLVIPANSLHIKTNLKPVGIGRALRTKINANIGTSSVSSSVETEIEKMKVALVAGADAIMDLSTGGDLDDTRQKLLAQCPVPFGTVPIYQVIQGRNVEDINEKIILQAIEKQAAQGVDFFTIHAGLLKEHLPLLETRIGGIVSRGGALLAKWMLYHNKQNPLYEMFDELCAIMAQYDICFSLGDGLRPGCIADATDKAQIAELKTIGELTARAQKAGCQVMVEGPGHVPFDQIQYNMELERKLCNDAPFYVLGPLVTDIAPGYDHITSAIGGTAAAFYGASFLCYVTPREHLGLPNVDDVRAGVIASKIAAHAADIARGLKGAAERDKNLSAARFNLDWETHIAESIDPQTAGRMHDQACKETGEGKLPSADYCSMCGRQWCSVRINKEIRDSIKG, from the coding sequence ATGACAACACAATTACAATTCGCAAAAGCTGGCAAAGTTACCGATGCAGTTAAATCGGTGGCCCGCGATGAAAATCTCGACGCCGAGCTCCTCCGTAAAGAAATCGCTGCTGGCCGGCTGGTAATACCCGCAAATTCGCTGCATATTAAAACTAATCTCAAGCCGGTCGGCATAGGCAGGGCACTTCGTACCAAGATAAATGCCAATATCGGCACAAGCAGCGTCAGCTCCTCTGTTGAAACCGAAATCGAAAAAATGAAAGTTGCGCTCGTTGCCGGTGCTGATGCGATTATGGATTTGAGCACAGGCGGCGACCTTGATGACACGCGCCAAAAGCTGCTCGCGCAATGCCCCGTCCCCTTCGGCACAGTGCCAATCTATCAGGTCATCCAGGGCAGAAACGTCGAGGACATAAATGAAAAAATAATTTTGCAGGCAATCGAAAAGCAGGCCGCTCAGGGCGTCGATTTTTTCACTATTCATGCAGGCCTGCTGAAAGAGCACCTGCCGCTGCTTGAAACCCGTATCGGCGGCATCGTAAGCCGCGGCGGTGCCCTGTTGGCCAAGTGGATGCTCTATCACAATAAACAAAATCCTCTTTATGAAATGTTTGATGAATTGTGCGCAATAATGGCCCAATACGATATCTGCTTTTCCCTCGGCGACGGCCTTCGCCCCGGCTGCATCGCAGACGCCACCGACAAGGCCCAAATCGCAGAATTAAAAACCATCGGCGAGCTTACCGCAAGGGCGCAGAAAGCCGGCTGTCAGGTTATGGTCGAAGGCCCAGGCCATGTCCCCTTTGACCAGATTCAATACAATATGGAACTCGAGCGCAAGCTTTGCAATGACGCTCCATTCTATGTCCTCGGCCCGCTTGTAACCGATATCGCCCCCGGCTATGACCACATCACTTCCGCAATCGGCGGGACCGCCGCCGCCTTTTATGGCGCATCGTTTCTTTGCTATGTCACTCCCAGAGAGCACCTCGGCCTGCCTAATGTCGATGATGTTCGCGCAGGCGTCATCGCCTCGAAAATCGCCGCCCACGCCGCCGACATCGCCAGAGGCCTAAAAGGCGCTGCCGAGCGCGACAAGAATTTGAGCGCTGCCAGATTTAACCTCGACTGGGAAACTCATATTGCCGAATCCATCGACCCCCAGACAGCCGGCCGAATGCACGACCAGGCCTGCAAGGAAACCGGCGAAGGTAAACTGCCGTCCGCCGATTACTGCTCGATGTGCGGAAGGCAGTGGTGCAGCGTCAGAATAAATAAGGAAATCCGAGACTCAATAAAAGGTTAG